TCCGCACCAGGTCTTGGCCTTGGAGGCGAAAATATCCGGGGCTGGAATGATGTTGCAGGTTGGTTGGCCAGCGGCACCATAGCCTGCCTCAACGATCACGTCGCGGTCGATGGCGAGCGCCAGCGCCCGGCGTACTCTAGGGTCTGATAGGGCAGGATGGGGGCCAGCCTCCTTGGTGGAGCGTTTGGCACCGAGGGTCGCATCGACGGCGTAGGGGTTAAGTTGAATGCGCTCGACCGTAGAGCTGAAGGCCGAGGTCATGGTGCCCTTGCCGGCTTTCAGCATGGATTCCGTCACTTCAGGTTCCACCACCGTATTCCAGGCAAAATCATATTCGCCGGTTTCCAGCACGGCGCGGGCCGCCGACATCGCATCGCCGCCACCTTTCAGGGTAATGCTCGCAAAAGCTGGCTTGGCCGGATCGCGGTAGCGCGGATTGGCGTCAAACAGCACGACGTCATTGGGTTTGAAATCCCGGACGATGAAGGGTCCGGTGCCATGCGGCTTGAAATTGGCCTCGGTGCATTGTGGGGCTTTTTCACCCAGGCAATCCTTGAACTGGGACTGTTGGATAACAGGCGAGAGCTGGCCGACGAAGGCGCTGTAGGGAAAGGGCTTGGGGGCGTCAAACGTCACTTTCACGGTCAGCGGGTCGATGGCCTCCACCGATTTCACCCCGTCAAACTTTGCGGCCTGGGCGCAGCCGCCGCCGGGCGCCATGCAATATTTCCAGGTGAACACCACGTCATCGGCGCTGACAGTACCGCCGTCCGACCAGGTTAGACCCGGTTTCAATTTCCAGGTGATCGAGGTCATGTCCTTGGCGATGCCGCCATTGTCGACGGTGGGGATTTCAGCGGCGAGCCGGGTGAACAGATTGCCCTGCTCGTCGAAACCGGCCAGCGGCTCGATCACCATCGAGGCGGCATAGACTTCCTTGCTGCCGCCCGACAGATAGGGATTGAGGTTGGAAACGGCCTGCCAGAACAGGATCTTTACGTCGCCATCCGTGCCGCGTGCGGCTATGGCAGGGGTACTGACAAGTGCGCCCGTCGCTGCGAAAATGGCGGCTGCCGATAGCGCCCTTAAGGGCCTGTTATACGTCATGGTTGCCGTGTCCTGCTTTGGTTGAGATGATCGCATTGCTTCGCAGCACGGCGCCCAGAGTCAAGAACGCAGAGGTTTAATCTACTAAAATAACAGACAAGATGACGGAGCGCTTTGGCATTCGAACGTGACCCAGAGCGCTGATCTGATTAAGTTTTGGGCCATTGCCATTTCAGGCTATTTTTTGTTCATTCATTGCATTTGCGACTTGCAAAACGCCAGAGTTGATGAACAGTATGCCATCGAAAATCGGATGGGAACAGCAAAAAGAGGTCATTCATGCCCATTTTGAACCGTGCCAGCGCCTTGCAGGAAGAGGTCGCAGGCTGGCGGCGCCATTTGCACCAGACACCGGAACTGTTGTTCGATGTGCATCAGACAGCCGCTTTTGTCACGCAGAAGCTGAAGGAATTCGGCTGCGACGTGGTGGAAACCGGCATTGGCAGAACGGGTGTCGTTGGCATCATCAAGGGCAATCGCGGCGAGGGTACCACCATTGGCATGCGTGCCGACATGGATGCCTTGCCGATCACCGAGATCACGGGCGCGCCCTGGGCTTCGACGGTGCCGGGCAAGATGCATGCCTGCGGCCATGACGGCCACACCGCCATGTTGCTGGGGGCGGCGAAGCACCTGGCTGAGACCCGCAACTTTGCGGGTTCGGTTGCGGTGATCTTCCAGCCAGCGGAAGAAGGCGGCGGCGGTGGTCTTGCCATGGTGCAGGACGGAATGATGGAAAAATTTGGCATTTCCCAAGTGTTCGGCATGCACAATGCGCCGGGCGTGCCGCTCGGCGATTTCGCCATCCGCAAGGGCTCGCTGATGGCAGCGTCCGATACGTTCGAGATTACCATCAAGGGCAAGGGCAGCCATGCGGCCCAGCCGCATATGTCGGTCGATCCGGTGCTGATTTCGGCGCATGTGATCATTGCCTTGCAATCGATTGTGTCGCGCGGCGTCGATCCGCTGGAATCGCTGGTTATCAGCGTCACCACCACCCATGGCGGCGATGCCTATAATGTCATTCCGATGGATGTGACGCTGACCGGCACCGTGCGCACCCTGTTGCCGCAGATCCGCGATTTTGCCGAAAAGCGTGTGCAGGAAGTGGCAAGCGCCACGGCCATGGCGCATGGTGCTATCGCCGAAGTGCATTATCATCGTGGCTATCCCGTTACCTTCAATCACGCCGAAGAGACTGAGTTTGCCGCCTCGGTTGCTGCCAAGATCTCTGGTGAAAACCGGGTGAAGACCGATATGGCGCCTAAAATGGGCGCCGAGGACTTTTCCTACATGCTGGAAAGCCGTCCGGGCGCCTTCATTTTCTTAGGGGTCGGCGATACCGCCAATCTGCACCACCCGGCTTATGACTTCAATGACGAGGCCATTCCTTATGGCATCAGCTATTGGGTGGAATTGGCCGAAACCGGTTTGGCAGCCTGACACCGTGTTTGTCGCGGTGGATCAATAATAAAGTGCCTCGGTCGTGAAATCGAGGCCGAAAACAGGGGAAAACGGGCCTATGGCTGAAGATCTCACCACTCAGGGCGCAATTCAGGGCGGGCATGTCCAGCCGGTTCTGTCCGTGCGCAATCTGACCACCTCGTTTCGGATCGGCGACCAGTGGTCTTCCGTGGTGCGCAACATGAGCTTCGATGTCGCGCCGCGTGAGACCGTCGCCATTGTCGGCGAATCCGGCTCGGGCAAGAGTGTGACCTCCCTGTCGATCATGCAATTGCTGCCGAAGAATTTCAGCCGGATCGAGGGCAGCATCAAGCTGAACGGTCGTGAATTGCTGACGCTGGCGCCGGAAGAGATGCGCCGGGTGCGCGGCAATGATATTGCGATGATCTTCCAGGAGCCGATGACCAGCCTCAACCCGATTTTCCCGATTGGCAAGCAGATCGCCGAGGCTATCCTGTGCCACCGCGATATTTCCAGGGCAGAGGCGAAATCCGAAGTGATCCGGCTGTTGGAAAAGGTCCGCATTCCCAATGCCAAAAGTCGGTTCGATGAATTCCCTCACCAGTTTTCCGGTGGAATGCGCCAGCGCGTGATGATCGCCATGGCACTGGCCACCAAGCCTAAACTGCTGATCGCCGACGAGCCGACCACGGCGCTGGATGTGACCATCCAGGGCCAGATCCTCGACCTGATCAAGGTCCTGCAGGAAGAAGAGGGCATGTCGGTGCTGTTCATCACCCATGACATGGGAGTTGTGGCAGAGGTGTCCGACCGCACCATCGTGATGTTCCGGGGAGAAATGGTCGAAGGCGGCACGACGGATGATATTTTCAACCGCGGCCAGCATCCCTATACGCGGGCACTGCTGTCGGCGGTGCCGAAACTCGGTTCGATGAATGGCCATGCCTTGCCGATGCGGTTTCCGGTGATCGACATCAAGACCGGTGACACCCTGGTCGAGGAAGCGGAAGTCGGCGCCCTCGACATGGTGCCGCGCCCGATCCTCGAAGTGAAAAATCTGACGACACGTTTTGCTATTCGCTCTGGCCTGCTGGGGCGTAAATCCGGCGCCGTGCATGCGGTGGAAAATGTCAGCTTCGATCTCAGGCCCGGCGAGACCCTGTCGCTTGTCGGTGAATCCGGTTGCGGCAAGTCGACGACGGGCCGCTCGATCACCCGGCTGATAGAGCCGAGCAGCGGCACGATTGCGCTTGATGGTTATAATGTCATGTCGCTCGACAGTAGCACCCTGCGCAAGATGCGCCGCAGCATCCAGATGGTGTTTCAGGACCCGTTTGCCAGCCTTGATCCGCGCATGTCGGTTGGCACCGCGGTGATGGAGCCTTTTCTGGAGCATAATCTCGGCACCAAGGCACAGGCGCGCGAAAAGGCCGCCGATCTGTTGCAGCGCGTCGGCCTCAGCGCCGATATGATGCGCCGCTACCCGCATGAGTTTTCAGGCGGCCAGCGCCAGCGCGTCGCCATTGCCCGGTCGCTGATGCTCGATCCGAAAGTGATCGTCGCCGACGAAGCGGTCTCGGCGCTCGACGTATCGATCAAGGCGCAGGTCTGCAACCTGCTGCTCGATTTGCAGGAAAGCTTCAATCTCGCCTATCTGTTCATTTCCCACGACATGGCCGTGGTGGAGCGCGTCAGCCACCGGGTTGCGGTGATGTATCTGGGTGAAATCGTTGAAATCGGCCCGCGCCAGGCGGTGTTTGACAATCCGCAGCATCCCTATACCAAAAAGCTGATCGCCGCGGTGCCGGTGCCCGATCCGGCGCGCCGCAACATCACCCGGCAAATGTCGACCGATGAAATCAAGAGCCCGGTGCGGCCCTTGGGCTATGAACCTCCGGCGCGCCATTACCGGGAGGTCTCGGCGGGTCATCTGGTGCAGGAAACGGTGTAAGCGCCGCTGGTCCTTTCTCTATCGACCCTTGCGCTCGTCGCGGGGACTTTCCATATGCCGCTCGCGGCGGAGCGTTTTTCGGGTTCCGTATCGACCTTTGAGGAGCGGTAATGGATCAGAAAGTGGGCGGTGACGCGGAGCAGACGGAGGCCCTGCCGCTTTCGCAGATCCTTTTTCGGATTGCCGAGGATGAAACGCGGGCGCGGGTCTCAATCGGCGATCTGTTTGCAGCGCTCGGCGATCGGGCTTTTGGCGCATTGATCCTGATCTTCGCGCTTCCCAATATCGTACCGACCCCGCCTGGCACATCCGCCATAACTGGCGCGCCGCTGGTCTTTCTGGCGGCACAGTTGATGCTGGGCTGGCAGCCCTGGCTGCCGGGCTGGATCACCAAACGATCACTGGCGCGGGCCGATTTTTCCGCCATCGTCGCCAGGATCGTGCCCTGGCTTGCCCGGGGCGAGAGGCTGCTGAAGCCGCGCTTTGGCCTGCTGGTAAAGGGACCGGCGGAAAACCTTCTGGGGATCATGGCCTTCATTCTGGCCATCGTTCTCGCATTGCCCATTCCGCTCGGCAATATCTTGCCAGCCATTGCCCTGTCGCTGTTTGCCTTCGCGCTTCTGGAGAAGGACGGGCTTTACGCTCTGGCGGGCAGTGTGATGTTTCTTCTGTCGATTGTGGTTGTCGCGGGCGTGATTGTGGCGCTCGGCAAGGCGGCCTTGTTGCTGTTCAGCATATCCTTTGGCTAAACCGAATTGCCTGGGACTGAGCCCTGCGCTGCCGGAATGGCGGTGACGTTTACCAGGGCGTGTCTCGCCATTTCTTTACGGCTTTTGGGTTGCTAATCGACCATATGGCAAGTTTCGCGACAGCTTCGCTTCCTATCTTTCCCCATGATCGCCGGTCGAGCGTATGTCGACTAAACGCTTTGTTGCTGACCTGCGTCGGCAATTACCACAATGGGGATTTGCCGTGGCAACGTCTAATAAGACAACGACTGTAAGCAGTCTTGATGGTTTGACTGGAACGAGTGCAACGGACATTATTCTCCTGACCGATCAGGTTTCGGGCGCTTACCTTGATCTTGGCGGTGGCAGCGACAAGCTGATCCTTGGCAATTTCGACAATGATGTGACATTGTCCAATGTCGAATCCGTTTTGGGCGGTACCGGTGCGGATTCGATTTTCTACGATACCAAGGCTACCTCAGGTTACATCGATCTGGGCGCGGGCATTGACAGCCTGACCTTTTCAGACCTTGGCGTCACCGCAACCATCCTCAATGTGGAAACGATCGTCGCTGGCCAGGGCAATGACTATTTGACGATGAGCGCCCAGGCGCTCGGAACCTATATCGATCTCGGAACCGGTTCGGACCGGGTGATCCTCGGCAAATTCGACAATTCGCTCACCCTGATCGATGTTGAGACGGTTACCGGCAGTACCAAGTCGGATATCGTGATTATGGAGAATAAAAGCGGCGATCAGACCCGCCGCGTGGATCTCGGTTCGGGCAACGACTCTGTCAGCCTGGGCGATGGCGGCGGCACGGTCTATGTTTCCAATACCGAAACAATCGTGGCTGGCAGCGGCGACGACCGCATTCAGCTGAACAGCAAGGCTTCCAATTTCAGGATCGATGCCGGTGAAGGCGATGATACTGTCGTTCTCAGCAATTATACCAATAAGCTGACAATCTTAGGTGCCGAAAGCATCGTCGGATCGAGCGGAAGCGATCACGTCACGATCGGGAGTGTGTTTACCGGCGGATATGTTTCTCTGAATGGCGGCAATGATACGCTCGTTCTGGGAGATTTTATCAATTCCGTCAGTGTCTATGGTGTCGAGACCATTTATGGTGGCGCTAGCAGCGATTTTATCTACATGCAGGAGGCCAAGTCCGGCGGCTTGATCGATCTCGGAGCCGGCGAAGATACACTGGTCTTCAATGAAGACGGCGGCACGGCCACCTTGAAAAATGTCGAGAATATCATCGGCAGTGAAACCAAAGACTATATTATTTTCAAAACGCAGATAACCGGCGGCCTGATCGATCTGGACGACGATGGCGACCGCGTAACCCTGGGCAAGTACAACAACAATGTCACTTTCGCCAATGTCGAAACCATTACCGGCGACAGTTCCAGCGACATCATCACGCTGACCACCGAGCTGACCAAGGGCACGATCAATCTCAGCACCGGCATGGACAAGCTGACCCTGGCCGATGGTTCCAACACCATCAATATTTCCGGTGTCGAAACCCTGATCGGTGGTGATGGTGAAGACACGATCAGTTTTTCGGTCGCCTCGACGGGTGGCGAAATCGATCTTAAGGGCGGCGATGATACATTGACGCTTACCGGTTCCGGACGAACCTTGACCATTTCAAACGTCGAGACAATTCTGGGCAGTTCCGCCAGCGAGCAGATCCTTTACAAGACCCTGTTGACCGGCAATCTGATCTCGCTCGGCTCCGGCTCCGACAAGCTCACGATGGGCGATTTTGATAATACCGTTTCCATCGCCGGAATTGAAACCATCGTCGGCGGCACCTTGACCGATGAAGTGTATATCACCAGCGCCATTACCGGCTCGCTGATCGATCTGGGTACCGGCAACGATACGGTGACCATCATGAAAGGTGGCACGATCACCGCCCGCAATATCGAGACCATCATCGGCGATGACGGCATCGATGTCGTCAAATTTGATCGGGCCGCGGAGAACGTCTATCTCGACCTGGGTGCGGGCAATGACAGCGTCACCTTCGGCAATTACAACAATATAGCCGAACTCCGGAATGTTGAGACCATCAATGCGGGCACGTCCAGCGACGTGATCACGCTCGGCACCGACATGTCGGCCGGTACGATTGACCTTGGCAAGGGCCTCGATCAACTGACGCTGAGTAATGAGGGCGGCACCCTGACCGCAGTCAATATCGAAACGATTATCGGCGGTGATGCGGACGACGTCGTGACGGTTTCAGGAACCGTGACCATTGGCACGATCGACCTCGATGCGGGTGACGATACGTTGACGATCGGTGGCAGTGCGACTGTGACCGTGCAGAATGTCGAAACGCTGGTCGGCGGAGCCGGAACCCAGAAAATCATCCTTGCCAGTGGGTTCAAGGGCAGTATCGATCTTGCCGACGGCATCGATACCATCATCATGGCCGATGTCGATGACGCCGACGCGACCGCCATGAAGAACCTCATCACGATTTCCAATGTCGAAACCATCACCGGCGGTTCCGGTTCGGATACGGTCGTCATCGGCACGGTCGGCGGCGCGACCATGATCGATCTGGGCGATGGCAACGATATCTTGAAATTCCAGGATAATGGTGGATCGGTCACGGCTGCCAATGTGGAGACGATCATCGGTGGTACCGGCGATGAAGTCATCCGGTTCAACGCGACAGTCACCAGTGTCGATATTGACCTTGGCGATGGCAATGACACCGTTATCTTCGGCAATTATGCCAATACGGCCACACTTGCCAATGTGGAAAGCATCACCGGGGGCACCAACAGCGACGTGTTCACGCTGGCCTCCAGCACGACCGGCATGACCCTCAATCTCGGCAATGGTCTTGACAGCCTGACGCTGGCGGGTGAAGGCGGTACGCTGACGGTCTCCAGCATCGAAACGATTGTCGGGTCGGCTGTCGACGACATCATTACCCTTTCCGCCTATATGACCGGTGGCACGATTTCGCTTGGTGCCGGCAATGACCAGTTCATCATCGGCGATGTCGGCGGCACGGCGACCGTTTCAGGCGTTGAAACAGTGACGGGTGGTGCTGCCGCCGATCTTATCACGCTTGCCGAAGGTGCATCGGGCTATATCAACCTGGGCGCAGGTCAGGATGGCGTGATCTTCTCGGCATTCGGCAACACGGTGACCCTGTCGGGCGTCGAAACGGTGACCGGGGGTGAGAAAGACGATACTGTCGAGTTTTCAGACGCGATAACGGCAACCACGATCAAGCTTGGGGCCGGCAACGATGTTCTGCAAATGTCGGAACTGGGTGGCACCGTCACCGTCACCGGCGCGGAATCCATCCTCGGCGATGTCGGCAGCGACGTCATCACCCTTGGCGAACAGATTACGGATGGCTTTATCAATCTCAATGCTGGCAGTGACCGCCTGATCCTGTCTTCCGCCAACAATACAGTGACGGTGGAAAATATCGAAACGGTGACTGGCGGCTCGATGATCGACGACATCACCTTGTCTGGCGTCTATACCGGCGGCACGCTGGATCTGGGCAGCGGCAATGACCTGCTGACGTTCGGCGAATCCGGAACCGTCACGATCGCCAATGTCGAAACGGTGGTCGGGTCAACCGGCGACGATGTGCTGACTGTCAGCGGTTCGATCGGCGGGGCAACTCTTAATCTGGGCGATGGCCAGGATACCCTGAGCTGGAGCGCGGGCCTGACGGCAACGGTTTCGAACGTTGAGACGGTCAATGGCGGCTCCAATGCCGACATCATCACGCTGGCCACGCAATGGACCGGTGGATTTATCGATCTGGGCGATGGTTCCGACAAGCTGACGCTGGCCGACACAACCAATACGGTGACGGTGGCGAATGCGGAAACCATCATCGGTCAGTCCATGGCTGACTATATCGCCATCAACAGCACGACCTATAGCGGCTATATTTCACTGGGTGGGGACAAGGACGAAGTCAAGCTGGCTTCTTCTTCGAGCACGGTGACAATCGTCGGCGTTGAAACGGTCACGGGTGGCTCCGGCGACGACAAGGTGACATTGGGTGCTCAGGTGTCGGGCATCGAACTCAACCTGGCCGACGGCAACGACGTGGTCACGCTCGGCAATTATTCCAATATGATCAGCCTCTATAATGTCGAATCCGTCACCGGCGGCAGCAATACCGATGTGGTCTATATCAGGGACACGGAAATCTCCAACGGCCAGTATTTCTTGGGTACAGGCGCGGACTACCTGAACTTTGAGAAAGCCGCGACCGCGACCGTCTCCAGTGTCGAAACCCTGGTCGGTTCTGCCTATGACGATACGATCACCATTTCCGGCCAGTATACCGGCGTGACGATTGATCTGAGCACGGGATCTGACACGTTGACGCTCGGTTCCGCCTCGACGCTGACCACGGCCAATATCGAGTATATCACCGGTAGTACGGGGGCCGATTTGATCGTGCTGTCGGGCAGCACCAACACGACGGTGGACTTGGGGTCTGGCAATGACACGATCTATATGAGCAGCGGCTCCGATACAGTGACGGGCGGGGCCGGATCCGACCTCTTCACCTTCACCTCCGCGGACAAGTCGACCACGTCGAACCCGGACAAGATCACCGACTTCGTCAATGGTGAGGACAAGCTGGTGATCAGCGGGCTGACCGGCACCTTCTCCTACCTTGGGACATCAACTAGCCTTTCGGCCAGCGGCAATTCGGAAGCCTATTTCGTCAATGATACGGCAACTCTGTTTGTCGATACCAATGGTGACGGGACGGTAGATATGCAGATGACCTTGTCCGGCAAGACCGCCGACAACATGTCGGGCAGCGACTTCCGCTGGAGCTGATAAAGCAGTGCTCCCGGCCCTGGGTTTCTTGACCTGGGCCGGGCAACTGTCTGTGTACGAGCATTGCACGGCATCGAAAACCGGTTCCCAGTGTTCGCTTCGGTGTTGTATCGTGGCATTTCCACGAATCGGAGACCTGCAATGATTGAAGTTCCGGTGTCCTGGGGTGAGTTGATCGACAAGATCACCATTCTCCAGATCAAGTCAGAGCGGATCACGGACGAGGCCAAGCGCGCCAATGTCGAGCGCGAGCTGTCCCTGCTCAATGAACGGCTGAAGCCGGTGGCCGATCATCAGGGTGTCGTCGCCATCAGCCGTGATCTTCTGTCCGTCAATACGGTACTCTGGGAGATCGAGGACGATATCCGCGATTGCGAGCGCGACGGCGATTTCGGTCCGCGTTTCGTGTCTCTCGCCCGTTCGGTCTATGTTACCAATGACCGGCGTGCCGAGTTGAAGCGGCAGATCAATGTCGAGCTGGGCTCTGACATTATCGAGGAAAAGTCCTACAAGCCTTATGCTGCGGCCTGATTGATAGCGCATGGATCGTCTTCGGTCCGTGCTTGGGACTCTTTGACCTTTAGGCGAGGATGCATGAGCATGTTTTCGCCTTGATATGAAATGGCCGACACGCCGATTTTGGGTAAACAGGACCATGAAGGTTCGGTGTTCCTGGTCTTGGATCAGGCCAATGGATGAAAGAAGAGCGCGTTATGACGACGCATGAGGTTTCGCAGTGCCGTTCGCTGTTGGCGCAGGGGCGCGTGGCTGAGGCCTTGCAGGGCTTGACGGCTCTTTTCGAGGCCCATCCAGACCATGCCGAGACCGCTCATTACTATGCGCTCGCCCTTCATCTTTCCGGCCGCTCGCCTGAGGCCGTTCCCGCTTTCGAACATGCTTTGCAACTTGCGCCAGACCAACCCGGCCTGCTGCAAAACATGGTGCTTCCGCTGATTGCAGTGGGTGACCATCAGCGCGCCATCGATATGGGTGCGCGCGCCGTGACGCTTGACAGTAAAGCCGTTGGCGCCTGGTCCAATCTGGTTCTGGCCCTGACATCGGCAAAACGATGGGATGAAGCCCTTAATGCGGCTCAACAGGGTCTGGCGATTGACAGTGATGAGCCGTCGCTGCTGGCTCAAATGGGCGTCATCCTGCTGGAGCTTGGCGACAGTGCGGGAGCCGAAACCCATCTGCTCCGGGCGCTGGAGCTGAAGCCGGATGCCGAGGCTTTCTATAATCTCGGCGTGCTGTTGCATGGATTGCAACGCGAAGCCGAAGCTTGTGATAGCTATACAAAGGCGCTGACGCTCGATCCCTCGCATCGGCGCGCCGCCAATAACCTGGCGGCAAGCCTGCGCATTCTGGGAAATTTGAAGGGTGCGGACCGGATACTGAAGCAATTGATCGGCAGCGGCGATGCCCCCGTTCACCGCTTTAACCGCGCCTGCCTGCAATTGCTGGACGGCCAGTGGAGCGAGGCCTGGGCCGATTACGAGTTGCGTGATCAGGCCACCGGGAGTTCCACCTCGCCCTTGCTGATGCAGGGGCCGCGCTGGCAGGGCGAAGCGCTGCAAGACCAGACGCTGCTGGTGTTCCATGAGCAGGGATTGGGCGATACCATCCAGTTTATCCGGTTTTTACCGCGCATTGCTGAGCGGGTTGGGCATGTGGTTTTCGTCTGCCAACCGCAACTTTACCGTCTGCTAAGCCTTTCCGAATTTTTCGCGACCCCGTCCATCTCGCTCTTGCCTGATGGTGCGGATCTGCCCGCTTACGCGGCCTGGGTGCCGCTGCTGTCGCTGCCGGGCCTGATCAACCTTGTGCCAGAGGCGACAGGCCAGCGCGTTCCCTATCTCACACTGGAAAAACAGCTTTTCGAGCGCTGGCGCGACTGGCTTGGCGGGCTTTCTCCAAGCCAGGAGCAAGAGCAGAAGAAGACACGTTTTCGCATCGGTCTATCCTGGCAGGGCAATCCAAAGGCCTATGGTGAGCCGGGCCGCTCGCTGCCGCTGGAGTGCTTCCAGCCGCTTGCCGAATTCTCAGACGAAATTGACATCATCTCCCTGCAAAAGGGGGTAGGAGCCGATCAGCAAGCGCCGGAGGGATTGGCGCTGCACCCCGTTCCGGGTCTGGATGACGGTCCCGATGCCTTTGTCGATACCGCAGCCTTGATGGCGTCGCTGGATCTGGTCATCACCTCAGATACGGCCCTTGCCCATCTTGCGGGCGCATTGGGCAGGCCGGTCTGGCTGCTGCTGAAAAAAGCCCCGGACTGGCGCTGGGGCATGGATGGCATTTTGACCGATTGGTACCCAACCATGCGGCTGTTTCGCCAGATGGAGGCGGGGCAATGGCAGCCGGTCCTTCAGGACGTGGCGCATGAGCTGAAAGTGCTGCTGTTTGCTGGCCGCGCCACGGATGATGCGCCGGATGATGCCGCTGACGGATTGAACGAGGCGATCAAGCGCCATCAGGGCCGCGATTATGGCCGGGCCGTGCAGCTTTACCGGCATGTACTGACGCTGGATTTTCAAAGAGAGCGGGTGCTCAACCTGCTTGGCATGGCGTGCCTGGAAGCCGGTGAACGCTCATCGGTGGCCGGGCGGCAGGCCATTCCCTTTTGCGCCCGCGCGGTGGCGATCCGCCCCTCGCTTGGCGATCACTGGAGCAATTTCGCCATTGCGCTCGATGCTGCGGGGCTTGTGACCGATGGGAT
The nucleotide sequence above comes from Agrobacterium vitis. Encoded proteins:
- a CDS encoding calcium-binding protein, whose amino-acid sequence is MATSNKTTTVSSLDGLTGTSATDIILLTDQVSGAYLDLGGGSDKLILGNFDNDVTLSNVESVLGGTGADSIFYDTKATSGYIDLGAGIDSLTFSDLGVTATILNVETIVAGQGNDYLTMSAQALGTYIDLGTGSDRVILGKFDNSLTLIDVETVTGSTKSDIVIMENKSGDQTRRVDLGSGNDSVSLGDGGGTVYVSNTETIVAGSGDDRIQLNSKASNFRIDAGEGDDTVVLSNYTNKLTILGAESIVGSSGSDHVTIGSVFTGGYVSLNGGNDTLVLGDFINSVSVYGVETIYGGASSDFIYMQEAKSGGLIDLGAGEDTLVFNEDGGTATLKNVENIIGSETKDYIIFKTQITGGLIDLDDDGDRVTLGKYNNNVTFANVETITGDSSSDIITLTTELTKGTINLSTGMDKLTLADGSNTINISGVETLIGGDGEDTISFSVASTGGEIDLKGGDDTLTLTGSGRTLTISNVETILGSSASEQILYKTLLTGNLISLGSGSDKLTMGDFDNTVSIAGIETIVGGTLTDEVYITSAITGSLIDLGTGNDTVTIMKGGTITARNIETIIGDDGIDVVKFDRAAENVYLDLGAGNDSVTFGNYNNIAELRNVETINAGTSSDVITLGTDMSAGTIDLGKGLDQLTLSNEGGTLTAVNIETIIGGDADDVVTVSGTVTIGTIDLDAGDDTLTIGGSATVTVQNVETLVGGAGTQKIILASGFKGSIDLADGIDTIIMADVDDADATAMKNLITISNVETITGGSGSDTVVIGTVGGATMIDLGDGNDILKFQDNGGSVTAANVETIIGGTGDEVIRFNATVTSVDIDLGDGNDTVIFGNYANTATLANVESITGGTNSDVFTLASSTTGMTLNLGNGLDSLTLAGEGGTLTVSSIETIVGSAVDDIITLSAYMTGGTISLGAGNDQFIIGDVGGTATVSGVETVTGGAAADLITLAEGASGYINLGAGQDGVIFSAFGNTVTLSGVETVTGGEKDDTVEFSDAITATTIKLGAGNDVLQMSELGGTVTVTGAESILGDVGSDVITLGEQITDGFINLNAGSDRLILSSANNTVTVENIETVTGGSMIDDITLSGVYTGGTLDLGSGNDLLTFGESGTVTIANVETVVGSTGDDVLTVSGSIGGATLNLGDGQDTLSWSAGLTATVSNVETVNGGSNADIITLATQWTGGFIDLGDGSDKLTLADTTNTVTVANAETIIGQSMADYIAINSTTYSGYISLGGDKDEVKLASSSSTVTIVGVETVTGGSGDDKVTLGAQVSGIELNLADGNDVVTLGNYSNMISLYNVESVTGGSNTDVVYIRDTEISNGQYFLGTGADYLNFEKAATATVSSVETLVGSAYDDTITISGQYTGVTIDLSTGSDTLTLGSASTLTTANIEYITGSTGADLIVLSGSTNTTVDLGSGNDTIYMSSGSDTVTGGAGSDLFTFTSADKSTTSNPDKITDFVNGEDKLVISGLTGTFSYLGTSTSLSASGNSEAYFVNDTATLFVDTNGDGTVDMQMTLSGKTADNMSGSDFRWS
- a CDS encoding DUF6165 family protein; this encodes MIEVPVSWGELIDKITILQIKSERITDEAKRANVERELSLLNERLKPVADHQGVVAISRDLLSVNTVLWEIEDDIRDCERDGDFGPRFVSLARSVYVTNDRRAELKRQINVELGSDIIEEKSYKPYAAA